The genomic window ATGGCTGTGCAGCCAGCGGTAAAGATGAGGCCCAGGAAGTATGCCCTAAAGGTTTCGCAGGGTGTGTTTGGGTCGTCTCCTGGCATGGTGACTGAGCGGACCTCGGGGTACGGCGAGTGCTATTTGGAGTGTCAGTATATGTACGCcggctttctttttgttaaAACGCGGCATGTCTATGTCACGGTAACTAACATAATGAATTATAGCCGCCTCGGTCTTGAGGTCAAAATCATAGTCGGCTGGGTCTAGCCCTGAAGCCTTTTGCCCCTGAACCAACATCTTGATCTTTGCCATGGTGGCACCGGGAAAGTTGGGATCGATGCTGTGAAAGTCAATAGCCTTGACAAGGATCTCCATAGCCTGCTCTTCCGACATGAGCGCGATCTTGTCGAGGATGTACACGACATCGGCCGACGGGGCAAGgttctcctcctcggccttgcGCCCATAGTAAGCCTCCACCTTGGCGCGCATCTCGGGAGTGATGCCCGCGGCCCCGTCGCGCATCTTTTCCACAATCTCCTCAATGTCTTCTCGCTGCGGCGACTCCACCGTGGTCGGCGCTGCTGCGATCTCTTCAAAGGCGACTGGCTCATCTCGGGTGGTGGATGGAGACATTGCTGCAGTGTTTCCAGTCAaggttcttgtggtccgtACTGTCGCATGCTTCTCTTCGGTTCCCGTCTCGACCCTGGTGGCCGAAGGAGAAAGGACAGAGTCTGATGGCGTTAGGTCGACCATTTCAGGAGGCATGGCCTCGTTGGCCTTTTTTGGCTCTGTCATTTTGGAATAAAATGCCGGTTGTTTCGCTGAGCCCTCTGATGCAGACACCTCTGGCTTGTCAAATCTCTCTGCAAGGGGAGACCTGACAGTACAGACTCTGGAACCAAAAGAAAGGAGCACATAGTCTAAAAGTTGCTTGACCAACGGTTTCCGATTAGCAACCCAACCATAAATAATTTTCACAACTCAGGTTTCCTCTTCGGTCCTCGACTGCCCGACAATGCGGGGATCGCCTCGCATCATGCTGATCGGCACAGCATAGCTCCCTTGGGTCGATCCCATCTGCGCATCGTAACTGGGCGGTTCTCGAGACAATCATGGCAGCATGGTTTCCCCAAACTTCCAACACCAACTGTGGAGGTGATAAATAGAGGCATGCGCAGGGTCTCCAGTGTGCTCTCGGCATACGTGCGGGGTTGGGCAGGAGGACGAATTGTATCTTGGGACAACCCCCAAAAAGGTCCTTCCAAAAAATGATCGTCAATTTTGGTTCGCAGTGGCGTCTGCAGATGTAACGTCTCATCTGACGAGCCATTCCCGTCGGTATATGTGCCGGTAACCCTGAGTCGACGAGATAAGGAAGGCCTTTTGAAGGGTGACTGACGGACAGCCACGACAATGGCAGCGACGAAAGAATGCAGGCGTGACACACATGGGCAGGAGgtggctacctaggtaggtaggtaggtacctaggtaggtaggtaggtatcaaTCGGCCCATTGAAACAGATTTTGACATCCTGTGTCCAGACAACCCCGCGCGTCCAACTTCACCCATGCAAGTCCACCGCATGCTCAGTAGCCATTTCTTTCTTATTCGATAGGTCTTTTCGCTAGTCTAGACATATTCTGTCAGGACAAACAGATTTCTTGGCTTGCGTAACAGTGTAGGGAAGCGGGCTCATGTTGGGCACGTCACGAACAACCCTCGAGGATATTAGTCCTTGGCAGACCAGCAATTGCTCACCTAAAATGCTTGCTTCAGTGGCGGCCTGCAGGCATTGGCTTTGGCCAATCGACCAATCACTGTAGCTTCTGACTTCTTTTTTCAGGTAAAAAGAATCATTGCATCGTTTGGTACAAGAAGATCACTACTCTTTCTGTTGAAAAACTAGCTGGAAAAGAATATGTACCGAAAACCACCGGTCATTGAGATCAAAGAACGCTCAGGTAGGCGCGTAGTTGATTTGAATTTGCCAGGGGCTTTCCTGACCCAAGTCCTTAATATGCAAAAAGGGGGCCCCCAGGCGAACCTGGCTTGCCTTCCGCACCTTTCCCCTACGAACCACGTGACGAATTGCTACACACCTTGGATGAATGCTTAACCTTACCGGTCGAGCCGTATAAGCATGGTTAAGAGTGAGGAGGTACCTGATCAATGACTCAGGACTTATGGCTCTGAAGCTCTTTATTGGGGAGATGGTTGGTTGTCTTTAGGCAAACAAAGTAGCACTCATGCTTTGAGCTTAAGAAAAGCGGCTCAGCATATCGACGCACTGCAACGAAAGTCAAAGATTTCGAAAAAGGAGTAACAAGGTGGGGAATAAAGGGAGCGCAAATAGCAAGCGTCATTGAAACAGTAGGTGACAAAGCATCGGCATTAAAATATGGTAAATTCAGAAAGAAGATCGTGTGCGGCAACACAACAGGCACGTAATCGACTCGGGTATAACTATCAACTTATCCAATGcagtaacaaaaaaaaacactgaCGAGTACGCCGTACGCTAAACatcaaataaccaaacgcaTCCTCAATCACTCCGGAGCACATACATGCGTCCGGTGTTGCTCCTCAAGGAACCACCTTCCCATTGACAACGTGCATACACCCAGGCATCATCGCAGCCTGCTCCTTGGTAACCAAGACCCAGTTGCCACTCGCGTCCTGGGCGTAGAATCCGTCCGCGATCGCGACttgctggacctggattgGCTGAGGCGTCGCCATGGGGCTCACATAAGACGTGTCGTACGCGGTGGTGGCTGTCGAGGTAATGACCGGTACCTTCTTGTAGCCGCCGGCCTCGAAATCAGGCTGGTCATTGTTTGTTGTGACACCATCGCCATGGTGATAGTCCATATTTCCAGGCTGGATGTTGCTGGACTTGCGTTCGACCGTGAGATGGAGGTTTGGTGGCATGTGGCTCTGAAGGCTGTCCTCCAGACCCCCTGGTTTTGAGAGATTTGAGAGTCAGTAGGTGAactggtgtttttttttgtgcagaAAAGTAAACTGAGTGATGGATGACTGGACTTACATATGAGAATGTAGGCAAACTCGACAATGGTCGGAGCCCAGACGAAGAGGGCGAGGATTTGGCCAAAGCCCCATTGCGACTCGTCACCCAGCTTTCCAGAGCTGTTTCTAATCCTTTGTCGGTACCATTGGAGAAAACCCAGTGACGCCCACATGAACAACAAAGCCGCATAAGCAGGAATTAGATGCCAGCCCTTTCTCAGTCTTTGCAGGGTCGGACTGTCTCGGAAACGCGCAATGGCGAATCCCTTGAAAACAAATACGGTGGCGACGAACCATATTAAAGGTACTCCAATCACCATGAATTGAAATGCCTTGTGGTGGTTTGTCATGTTAGCTTGCAACATTCCGAAGATGCCATCATTGAGGAGGTTGCACAACTCACCTTCACAACGTTCCAGTAGATTTTACCTCCGCGTGCATCACATATGTAGGTGGCCTCGTATTCTCTGCGTTCAAATTCCGATATGCTTTTGGGATTCAATTTGCGGTCCTCATAGTCCATCTCTCCTCtgggagagagaaagagcaCGACCGTGATCAAAGCCCAGACAAGAAAAAGCACGGCCCTGTCAAAGATATATGGTTAGCCATATCTCGGCAACCGCGATACAGGTGGCTATGGAAAGTCTGGTGCCTCACCTTCGAAGCCATTTCTTGTGGTTAGCCCCCTGGCCCTGTTCAGGGGCTCGCATGAAGCAGTATCCAACCAAGATGGGGAAGATACTGAACACACAGCTGGCCATTGACAGTGACATGTCGTACATGCTGGCACTGCCGAAGAATGATTCTCTCTCGTCAACTGGCAACTTGTTCTTGTCGATCTATTCCATACTAGTGTATTAGCCTCGTGCAAATATTTGAGCgggggagaaaagaaaaaaaaagaaaagaaaaaaagaaaaaagaacatgAGCGAACCTTGTCGACTGCGATGTATATTCCAGCGACCAGCATCGACACGGAAAGCATCATGGCAGCGGTGATGTATCCAAAGAAGCTGCCGTGAAACGCTTCGAGCACGCGTTTGGAAGCTATGTGACCAAAGGTGGCGGCCCGCATGGGCATGCCTTGTCGCGAGGCATGTTGTCTCTTCGCTTGCTTGAACCTCTCGATTGTGAATGCTATCAAGTAGGCAGTTGCAAAGACTGCGCCGATGTAATAGGTGATCATAACCTAATTAATCCAAGGACGATTATGGATGAGTACCTGATTTGAAATCCGAGTGATTAAGGTACTCTGGAGAAATGAACTCACGCCTATGCCAGTCATGTCGGCATTACCGAGAAAACCGATGGCCTTGCAATACTCTTCTGTACACTTGTCGAAGGGTCCAAAAATTGTATGAAACAAAAATTCTTCATTGAGCGCAGTGCCATTTTCGTCGGTCTTTTGTAGGTTTCCCAAGAACCATGAATTCAGTTCGGTGACACCATTTAGCCCAATATCGCTAAGATCGGAAACGCTTCCATCGGCGTGCGTGAAGTTTTTGGGCATGCCCATCCAGACGAAGCCAGGGGTCAATTCCAATGTAGGCCCCAAGACGGCTTTTTTGTCTCCTCTAGAATTTGGAAGTAGGGTTAGCTGGGAAACATCAGCGATTATCACGAGGGTCACAAACCGGTATGCAGTGGTGTATGCGGTTAGCCAGTTGCCATATGTTTCGCAGTGTTTGCTGAAGTCCGTCTCTTTCCAATTTGGGTAGGTTTTAAGGACGTAGTCCAACGTAGAGGTGAACTGGCCCAGTGGGGAATTCGCCATCGTGAAAAGAGCTACCGGTGGCCAGGCAGCAGCTGAAGACACTGGGAGAGAAGTCGTCCAAGTTGTAGGAGTCCAGTAGTAGGTATGGGTTGGGCAAGATGCCAAAGCCTCGGCTGGGATACCAGACTCGAAAGAAGCACAGTAATCAAGTAAAGTCGAAAGGATTGCTGCCTGCCTTATGTAGCACTGCTTGCTCCGAAGCGCTGGGCGGCTGGGAACCTTGACTTCACCGCAGCCTGGCCTAGTGCCCTTGTCGTTCACGGGAGCTGGCTGCAGGGGTATGCACCTTACCCAAATGAGTAAAATCGGGGCCCAGAACACCATCCAGATCACCACTGAACCGACTTCTTTGCCCGCACCCGTGAACAAACATTTTCGATACCGGTTTACTTCATGCAAAAGCCATGAGCGAACAACCGAGGTAGAAAATACAGATCACTATCTGCGACTATCATGAACACTCAGTTAGTAGAGCACCTCACTGCGAATTGGCCTCAAGACAAGAAGCTTGTCAAAAAGAGTTTTGGTGCTGACTGTACGCAAGGGAAGGCTCTGCAGAACGAGCAAACCAGGGACCCGCCTTGGCCTATCACCAACGCACCGTCTCGGAGCTGACAACCAAGCGGGCAGGctgtggtaaataaccttgGCAAGAACGGGTCTCCTACTTTGGGGGCTGTGTAGAGAGAAAATACTGCGAAAATTAAACGGTAAAAAGTACCCAACCATGCGTTATGCCGGCAAAGAAATTCCGAGAAAACCAATCCAGACGATGCAATGGGTGAGGACCCCCCCTGTGAAGTGGTCATATTGATCCAACCAATCCAAGCAAATGTGACCTTTCTGCCCCCATATCAAGATACACTCGATCCTCGCATATCTCGAGGGAAATTACCAACAATGTGCCGACCGTGTGGGAGGGGAGTAGGATCGTCTGAGCATGAAGGGTGTGGATGGCACGTCGCGATGGACAAAAGAGGAATCAAGCATTCGAGACACCCAGCGCGGCTATAATAAGCGACCAACACGTTTGGGTTGGATAGGTTGCAGCAGCTGAGGTGCGAACGACGCGATGGACAAGAATTGAAGACCGAATTAATTTAGATTGACATAAGTGGAGCCCGCCTGCCTACGCCACATTTTAAGTAAATCTGTCGCGAAATACTTGCAAGCAGTGTTGTAATCATGCTTTCTAGGGTAAAGTTTTGCGTATTTCAATTTGACCTTGTAATATAAACGATGAAATAAATGATATATATTAGAAAGAATATATCAAGAACAAAATTGTTTCAAATGAATAAGACCGAGTATTATGTTCAAAAGATATTAAAATTATagctttttgggttttcgaactgtTTATTTACTAAAGCAgcacccagaaaaaaaataagcaaAAAGTAAATGCGTCACGCCCCAGGCGGGGGTCGAACCCGCAGCCTTCGGATTAAAAGTCCGACGCTCTAGCCAATTGAGCTACCAGGGCGGTGTGGAGTCTTGTCGCGGTTCTGCCAATCATGACCGCCACTCGCTTGCTTGTGCAAGCCAACGGACCCATCTTTCGGGCTGAACTCCCCGTGCATTTTACGGCTGTGTTTAGCGTGTTTGGCTGTACCACATGGGCCCATCCGCGCGGGCCAAAACTTGGCTGCAGCCTGCCAAGCCTGGCCGTTCAAAATAAtcttttgaaaaaaaaaaaacgagatacGCCTTTGCCAGAGCGAAGAAAAAGTCCCGTTCATGTGTCTAAACCGCATAGGAAGCTGCCAAAATTGGAATCGACTAGAATGGTGTCTAGTTGGAATGGATCAGAATCTTTACTAGTCCTATGCCATGACCTGAAAGGATTTTATACCCAAGGGAGACGAGTGCAAGATTCGACCAACGGCCACCAGGTCGGGCCCTGTAATCAAAGATATTGGTGCAGATTGATCCTCCTGATCACCGACATATATGGACCCTTGCGATAACGGCGCCAATCACATCTACCATAACAattggatggatggataACAACAGTTGACGGTTGACATGCATTGGCAGGCACTAAAATTCCGGGCAGGCAAATGATCCCTGTCACAGCCCCCAAATTTAgagtctttctttttttctttttctcgctTGTGCTACAGTAAGCAGCAAAACCAACCCACAGCCCCAGCCTTACCTAGCGCAACCCACACTCCCGTTAGCACCATTCCCATTGGCACCACACCCGCCACCGTTCCTGCCGGCCCCATTCAGCAGCACGCTCTGGTTAAAGTCCTGCGTGCTCGGCGCCACGTCGAGCGCCGGGTTCCTGTCGAAAAAGTTTACCGGCCTCATGGTGACCCTCAGCACCTCGCACGGCATGACGGGGAAGTCCTCGATCCTGGGCACGTGATTGATGCCAAACTGCGCCCACACCACAGGGTCCCCGCCGGCCAGCGACTCCTGCCGCTGGGCCCAGGTCCTCACGCCCGTCCCGCCCCTGCTCTGGTTCGTGTACTGCCCGCCCGAGAACAGCTCGCCCTCGGCGTACCGCGTCACGTACACGGAGCGATCGGCAAACTCGGCCCGGCGCCGGTGGAAGCTGTCCGCGTCGGCCAGGATGGGCTGCATGGAGGGGATCTGGAGCTTGTAGCCGGCGGGGGCGCCGTTGACGGCGTTGCGGACGGCCGGGTTGGTGATGCGGAAGACGCGGCCGCGGGAGCTGTCGAGGTCGAAGCCGCCCGACGTCTCGATGGCCTTGGTCTCGACCGTGTAGCCGACGCCGTGCGGGTTCGTGGTCGCGTCGCGCGCAAGAGGGACCGCGTCGTCGTACACGACCGTGTTGCCGTGGCCCGCCACCATGGGGTCGatgcgcagcgagaagaagtGCTGGTGGTGCGTCGCCAGCACCCCCGGGTGCACGACCGTGCCGTACGGGTGGGGGGTCTTTTGCAGCTCCCTGTCCACCGGCTGCGTGCTGAGGATTCCGGTGGCGCGGACCTCGTACGTCACGTCTCCGGCCTGGTTGAAGACCCAGGCGAGGATGTACTCGTAGTTTGACACGGTCAGGATCGTCTGCAGCACGAGCTCCCGGTTGCGCACGAGGCTGGCCTTGTTTGTCCGGTAGTTGGTGTGCTTCCAGAGTAGACCTGCGTCTTGCTCGTGGATGCAGATGACGTTGGGGTAGTCGACTGGCTGCCCTTCACTGTTTGTCAAGACTCCAGAGATGTAGTAGATGGAGCCGAGGCAATCGCAGCCCAGgcccaggttgttggccatgATGCCCGCACCTACATCGCCAAGGTCAAATgcggcctttttgtggaaaGGGTGTCGAGGGTCTGCGTAGGGGATCGACATATCCGACAAGCTCAAGCGGTAGAAGAGGGGCTTGCTGTCGTAGTGAACGTCGTAGAGCACCATACCCTCCCTTTGGTTGAAGCCTACTTTAAAATCCCACTTTTGCCACGATACCCGATGGCCCGTCTCTGAAAACTTGGAGACCTGGAATGAAGCGCCTTCCGGCTGCACCACCCGCAAAGGTTTCAAGTCCGTCCTCATGGCTGCCTGCGCCTCAGCCACGTACTCGTTGGGAGGTGCAGGCTCCCAAGGAGACAATGGCTTGACCTTGGTGTCCAGACCCGTCGGCAGAATGTCGATGCGAACGACCTTCATAGTCGTGGGGTCCACGACTGGTGATATCGGTAGAGGAAAAGCATAGTGGCAGCTCTCAGTCATGGAAGAATTATTCGGGTCCCTCATGTACAGGAAACATTGATAAAGACGCTTCTCATCACTAAAGTTTCCCTCGTTGACGCCATCGGATCCTGGATTGCAGAGAAGAGTGTTCAGTATCTTGCGAGCATAGAACTTACAAAGTCACGTCCTTATTGACTGGCCTAGTTGAGGCCGAGCCTCCTACTTACCGTATATCCAGGGATCCGCGACTACCTTTGCCCCTTCAGGCAACTTCAGCTTGGCAACCTCGGCCAGTACACTGGGGTCCGAGGTGAGCATCTCCTCGATCGCCAAAAGCTCCTCGGCGTCGCCATTGGCGTGGACGTTTGGTCCAAGAAGGACGTTGCTCTCCACTACATTTTGCGTCAGGTTGACGATGGCTTCATGGAGTTTGTGCTATTCGCCACCAAAAAcggttttttaaaaaaaaaaaaaaaaaaaagaaaccagcGTTAGCAAACAAGATCTTTGTTGTCGTGTTCGATCAAGATAGTGCCCTTTACGAACCGTGTTCCTGATGTAGTAGCCAACAAAACTACGCCGATCGATGGGTGACGTCGCTTGTCCCTTCTTCTCGGCATCCAGATAAGGGATGAGTTGCACCTTTGCCGGCTCCGAGAGGGTGATGACCTTGAACTGAAACTTTGTTCCTTCAGGCCATGCACCGCGGATCAGGTTGGCACTCCGGCTGATTTCCTCCGCAGAGAGCGGCCCAAGTGGGTGTATTGGGTACTGAGTACTTGTGCCATTCTTCTGATGCTGGTCCGCAGCGGCCGATTCGGGCAGAGATCCCATgttagtggatcgaaaatgTTTGGTAAAAAAGATCGGATGACGTTTATGTACAAGTCCGTGGGAGGCGCAATAGGGGGTTTCTCAAATCTCTCAACCAGAAAAAACCCCCAACGGTAAGCCAAGGGAGGTAGGGAGGTCATTGTGGTTATATATAAGCCTTGGAGGGGAGGCAAGAAGCATGCAAGTGAGATAGGAATAATGGAGATAGCCGGTGGTACATAGTTACATTGTTACTAACTGTCCTATGTTGGTTGATCCACCCGGGCATGATCGGCAAAGAATTTAAACTACAGCCGATTGGTTCTCTAGTCTAAATCAGGAAGCCAAGTGGCTAGCCTACAAGTCAATCATGGTTCTAAATTGTCTGTTGACACGTTTGACATGAGACCCCGCCCTGCCCGCTTGCCTTGACGCTTGTTGCTACCAAGCATGCATGGAGATTTTTAAAACATGACAAAGTTGGAACACGATACCCCATAGATTACGTTACCCCTCATTGATATATGTATAGTGTGGATAATGCGCTTGCGCTTGCAGATTGCCAGTGGCGACTCATCCAAGATACCCCCGCGAACTCGGAGGTATTTATATACATCGTATCTTGGGTACTTTGTGTACAAGCCTCGATTGCAATTACACATCAATCAATGGTCAAAAAGGGTCCCCGGTCTTTTTTTCCGGAAAAGGGTGGGCGCCGGGTTCTACTTCAATAACCTGCGATAGCCAGAAATCATCCAAAACCTCGCATACCACGTGTGCAGGTCATCCATCCACGGCGGCATGGGAGGCTTGGCCTCGTCGCCCTCTAGCTTCCTCGAGCTGGGGAACAGGGTGCTCTTGAGCCCCAGCTCGACCTCACCGCGCTGCCTGTCCACCACCGCCGAGAAGATGAAGAGGCCGTCCGAGTCGCGCGGACCCTGGTTGCGCGGCGAGTCGCCGCACCGCACCGTGATGGACGTTGGCGTCTTCTCCAGCACCTGGAAGTGGTCCGTTATGATGGTGCCCGGCTCGTACGTCGAGGCCGACAGCTGCTCCTTGGACCAGAGGTCTTGATCGGTCGAGGTCGAAGCGTTGTGGTATTTGCGTGCTAGGTATCGACGCTGGATTTCGTAGGCTGCAAGGGTTTTGtgcgaacaaaaaaacaaggaaagAATTCGTTTCAGAAAAAAATATAATCTGGAGGAGAATCATTGACCAAAGCTTCCGAGTGGTGAGCTGATTTGCTTTTGTGGGTTGGCACACGTACCAGGGCTAGTCCAAACACCACGGCAAAACTCCAGGACGATGTCGCCTTCTTTCTCCAACAATTCCGGTCGTATCTTGTCGAGGGGCACGCGCTTTGTCACGACATCCTGGGTCGGCGGGTTTCGGTGGATGTTGTGCTTCTTGTACAGCTTCGACTTGAATACGCTATCGTTGACGGGGAGCGGCCTGGTAAGAGTGGTGGCGCTGCCGATGTAGCCCAGGGTAGCTGCTGCGGTCACTGTGCCCGCGACCAGGGTTTTGCGAATAATGCCCATTTTTGGCGACTGCGATTGCTTGTTTCTGGTTGTTTGTTCTGTTTATTGCCGTAGGCGACGCGTCTCGGTTGACAGTAGCTAGCGCTTCTCTCCTCAGTTCCTTGGTGGAGTTGCGCGAAATCGCCTCAAGGTCGGCGTAGCGCTTCGGTGGGTGCGATGCCGGACCTCGGGATTGGAGTGGAGGGGTTCCAGGTACTTGCGGGTACACTAAGCTGCTACGTCACATCGACCCAATTTTAGCAAATCTCGGTCTTGAAAAGCGACCACATCAAATCAATATTCAATTTACGCATCACCACCACGAGTGTTGACTTTGATCCTTATCAACATGTGCTGATATCATCGGATTACTTtacatatatatatatatatatatatatatatatatatatatatatccaAACTATAACACTGTTCCCAGCAGCAAGCTAAAACTGCCATCTTGTGCTGATTTGTAACAACGCCAAAGTGACGCTGCAATCAAATTAAAttcggatggttcggaataTCGAGATGATAACAAATAACGTTGCCTCTCTAGACTGTCTACTATGCAAAGTGGGATTTAATTTCTGCTTTTCGTCCTGCTGCAGGTTGGTCAAGGAACGTCAGAGCAGATTACTGGCGCAAGACAGCACATAACTGTGTGGATTGCATAAATTGCGAAACGATACGGTTTCTGAAAGATTAGCAAGCTCTTCAAGCACCAAGGTCAATATAGAGAGCACACCACACACATGTGACAAATGATGGAATATTTGCGGTCAATGG from Pyricularia oryzae 70-15 chromosome 4, whole genome shotgun sequence includes these protein-coding regions:
- a CDS encoding copper amine oxidase 1, with translation MLTSDPSVLAEVAKLKLPEGAKVVADPWIYGSDGVNEGNFSDEKRLYQCFLYMRDPNNSSMTESCHYAFPLPISPVVDPTTMKVVRIDILPTGLDTKVKPLSPWEPAPPNEYVAEAQAAMRTDLKPLRVVQPEGASFQVSKFSETGHRVSWQKWDFKVGFNQREGMVLYDVHYDSKPLFYRLSLSDMSIPYADPRHPFHKKAAFDLGDVGAGIMANNLGLGCDCLGSIYYISGVLTNSEGQPVDYPNVICIHEQDAGLLWKHTNYRTNKASLVRNRELVLQTILTVSNYEYILAWVFNQAGDVTYEVRATGILSTQPVDRELQKTPHPYGTVVHPGVLATHHQHFFSLRIDPMVAGHGNTVVYDDAVPLARDATTNPHGVGYTVETKAIETSGGFDLDSSRGRVFRITNPAVRNAVNGAPAGYKLQIPSMQPILADADSFHRRRAEFADRSVYVTRYAEGELFSGGQYTNQSRGGTGVRTWAQRQESLAGGDPVVWAQFGINHVPRIEDFPVMPCEVLRVTMRPVNFFDRNPALDVAPSTQDFNQSVLLNGAGRNGGGCGANGNGANGSVGCAR